The Pirellulales bacterium genome includes a region encoding these proteins:
- the araD gene encoding L-ribulose-5-phosphate 4-epimerase AraD, producing MAYDDLKRAVLNVNVALVKSGLVVLTWGNASGVDRKADGGRGVMAIKPSGVDYDKLKPEDIVIVSLARGKVIEGTKRPSSDTQTHLELYREFGNIGGIVHTHSFHATAYAQACVEIPCLGTTHADHFYGTVPVTRELTAEEIKTDYELNTGKVIAERFLKGGINPDEVPAVLVASHAPFVWGSTLQNALENAIALEYVAGMQVEAYQINAKAKAISQTLLDKHFLRKHGAAATYGQAEGK from the coding sequence ATGGCATACGATGATTTGAAACGCGCTGTGCTGAATGTGAATGTGGCGCTGGTGAAGTCGGGCCTGGTGGTGCTCACTTGGGGCAATGCCAGCGGGGTGGATCGCAAAGCCGATGGTGGCCGCGGCGTGATGGCGATTAAACCTTCGGGCGTGGATTACGACAAGTTAAAGCCCGAGGACATTGTTATTGTGTCGCTGGCCCGCGGGAAAGTGATCGAAGGGACGAAGCGGCCTTCATCGGATACGCAAACGCATCTGGAATTGTACCGCGAGTTCGGCAACATCGGCGGGATTGTGCATACGCATTCGTTTCATGCCACGGCGTACGCGCAGGCCTGCGTGGAAATTCCGTGCTTAGGCACCACGCATGCCGATCATTTTTACGGCACGGTGCCGGTGACGCGGGAATTGACGGCCGAGGAAATCAAAACTGATTACGAATTGAACACGGGCAAAGTGATTGCGGAGCGGTTTCTCAAGGGCGGGATCAATCCTGACGAAGTGCCGGCGGTGCTGGTGGCCAGCCATGCGCCGTTTGTATGGGGCAGCACACTGCAAAATGCGCTGGAAAACGCCATCGCGCTGGAATACGTGGCCGGCATGCAGGTGGAGGCGTATCAAATCAACGCCAAAGCTAAGGCGATTTCGCAAACGTTGCTGGACAAGCATTTCCTGCGTAAACATGGCGCTGCGGCAACGTATGGGCAGGCGGAGGGCAAGTAA
- a CDS encoding ribulokinase: MPHYTIGLDYGTGSVRAVLVSTAGEEVAASVFDYPHGTGGVIINDRDPNLARQHPRDYEVGAEAAVKGVLKEGREKKGVKPEEIIGIGVDTTGSTPLPVDAQGMPLVYDKKFENDPAALAWLWKDHTSHAEAEEITSVGGKKHPEYLAKIGNRYSSEWFWAKILHCARVAPAVFDAAASWVEIADWIPAMLCGTLAPAKVKRGVCAAGHKAFFNARWGGYPDVEFLKALDPRLEKVRKSLPEKVYTVADAAGALSETWADRLGLKAGIPVAVGAFDVHLGAVGSGIAPGTLVKIMGTSTCDLAIVPTSEKIADVPGICGIVDGSVLPGYYGLEAGQSAVGDIFNWFVNVLQPGGTTGADHAKLSKAAAALRPGESGLLVLDWHNGNRTVLVDQRLTGLIVGLTLHSSPAEIYRALIEATAFGARVIMERYEEYGCPAKRIVNGGGIAAKNPVAMQIYADAMGRPLSVTRSQQTCALGSAIAGAVVAGKKAGGFDHFAEAITAMASPADRTFTPQPEAVAVYNKLYRLYRRLHDSFGVSGHSDALGDMMKELLAIRDAAKRG; the protein is encoded by the coding sequence ATGCCTCACTATACCATCGGACTGGATTACGGCACCGGCTCGGTGAGGGCGGTGCTGGTGAGCACGGCGGGCGAAGAAGTCGCGGCCAGCGTGTTCGATTATCCGCACGGCACGGGGGGCGTGATCATTAACGACCGCGATCCGAATTTGGCCCGGCAGCACCCGCGCGATTACGAAGTTGGAGCTGAAGCGGCCGTCAAAGGCGTGCTGAAAGAAGGGCGCGAAAAGAAAGGCGTCAAGCCGGAAGAAATTATTGGCATTGGGGTCGACACCACGGGCAGCACACCGTTGCCGGTTGATGCGCAAGGCATGCCGCTGGTCTACGACAAGAAATTTGAAAACGATCCTGCTGCACTGGCGTGGCTATGGAAAGATCACACTTCGCACGCCGAGGCGGAAGAAATTACCAGCGTCGGCGGGAAAAAGCATCCGGAATATCTGGCGAAAATCGGAAATCGGTATTCGTCGGAATGGTTCTGGGCGAAAATTTTGCACTGTGCCCGAGTTGCGCCGGCGGTGTTTGATGCGGCGGCCAGTTGGGTGGAAATTGCCGATTGGATTCCGGCCATGCTGTGCGGGACGCTTGCGCCGGCGAAAGTGAAACGCGGAGTGTGCGCCGCCGGGCATAAAGCGTTTTTCAACGCCCGTTGGGGTGGCTATCCCGATGTCGAGTTTTTGAAAGCGCTCGATCCGCGGTTGGAGAAAGTTCGCAAATCGCTGCCGGAGAAAGTTTACACCGTGGCCGATGCGGCGGGCGCGCTGTCGGAAACGTGGGCCGACCGGCTCGGTTTGAAAGCCGGTATTCCCGTGGCCGTGGGCGCGTTCGACGTGCATTTGGGCGCCGTCGGCTCGGGCATTGCGCCGGGCACGCTCGTGAAAATCATGGGCACGTCCACCTGCGATTTGGCGATTGTGCCCACCAGCGAAAAAATTGCCGATGTGCCAGGCATTTGCGGCATTGTCGACGGCTCAGTGTTGCCGGGCTATTACGGGTTGGAGGCGGGGCAATCGGCGGTGGGGGACATTTTCAATTGGTTTGTGAACGTGCTGCAGCCGGGGGGCACGACCGGGGCAGATCACGCCAAGCTGTCCAAAGCGGCGGCGGCGCTGCGGCCGGGTGAGTCGGGCTTACTGGTGCTCGATTGGCACAACGGCAACCGCACGGTGCTGGTCGATCAGCGATTGACGGGATTGATTGTTGGGCTCACGCTGCATTCCAGCCCGGCGGAAATTTATCGGGCACTGATCGAAGCCACGGCGTTTGGCGCCCGAGTGATTATGGAGCGCTATGAAGAATACGGCTGCCCGGCGAAGCGGATCGTGAACGGCGGGGGCATTGCGGCGAAAAATCCGGTGGCGATGCAAATTTACGCCGACGCCATGGGGCGGCCCCTGTCAGTCACACGCAGCCAGCAAACTTGCGCCTTGGGGTCAGCCATTGCCGGGGCCGTGGTCGCTGGGAAGAAAGCGGGCGGATTTGACCATTTCGCCGAGGCCATTACTGCAATGGCCAGCCCGGCCGACCGGACGTTTACGCCGCAGCCGGAAGCCGTGGCGGTTTACAACAAGCTGTATAGGCTGTATCGGCGGTTGCACGATTCGTTCGGCGTTTCCGGGCACAGCGACGCGCTGGGTGATATGATGAAGGAACTGCTGGCGATTCGCGATGCGGCGAAGCGGGGCTGA
- a CDS encoding VOC family protein yields the protein MERALGIGGFFFRATDPDALSQWYLKHFGILPVPTSYGQPAWQQEAGETVFAPFPLDTKYFGNAKQSWMINFRVQNLDAMIAQLRAAGIDVEVDQEEYPNGRFARLSDPEDNPIQIWEPK from the coding sequence ATGGAAAGAGCATTGGGAATCGGCGGATTCTTCTTTCGAGCCACTGATCCCGATGCGCTAAGTCAGTGGTACTTGAAGCATTTTGGCATCTTGCCTGTGCCCACAAGTTACGGCCAACCTGCCTGGCAGCAAGAGGCGGGAGAGACTGTATTCGCGCCGTTTCCCTTAGATACAAAATATTTTGGAAACGCAAAACAGTCGTGGATGATCAACTTTCGCGTGCAAAATTTAGACGCTATGATTGCCCAACTGCGGGCAGCGGGAATCGATGTAGAAGTTGATCAGGAGGAATATCCTAACGGTCGTTTTGCTCGGTTGAGCGATCCTGAAGATAACCCCATCCAAATTTGGGAACCCAAGTGA
- a CDS encoding L-fucose/L-arabinose isomerase family protein: MNTLGLVVGNRGFFPDHLCATGREAVMKVLAAQDVQVVALPTDATKFGAVESLEDARKCADLFRANSDKLDGVLVTLPNFGDERAVANTLRWANLNVPVLVHAFDDAPGTMTIKDRRDAFCGKMSACNNLRQYNIPYSLTGLHTIDPVRPEFADDVRRFTATCRVVKKFKNARVGAIGARPGAFNTVRYSEKILEHYGITCETLDLSEVLGWTRKLADDDAAVKEKMAAIKAYTNTANVPEGPLVKMAKLGVVIERWSNEQKLIGTAIQCWTALEEFYGVVPCTIMSMSSNSLIPSACETDITGLIGMLALTAAAGKPAALLDWNNNFGTDPNMGVVFHCSNLPKDFFSSQKMDYQEIIAGTVGKENTFGTIVGKIAPGPFTYCRVSTDDLTGKMRAYVGEGQFTDDKLNSFGGYGTFRVERLQELLQFICRNGFEHHVAATKVSVGEAVYDALTTYLKWDVYRHA; encoded by the coding sequence ATGAATACATTGGGCTTGGTTGTTGGCAATCGAGGCTTCTTTCCCGACCATTTGTGTGCCACGGGGCGCGAAGCCGTGATGAAAGTTTTGGCGGCGCAAGATGTGCAAGTGGTCGCGCTGCCGACCGACGCCACCAAATTCGGCGCGGTCGAGTCGCTGGAAGACGCCCGCAAGTGCGCCGATTTGTTTCGGGCCAACTCCGACAAGCTCGACGGCGTGCTGGTGACGCTGCCGAACTTCGGCGACGAGCGGGCCGTGGCCAACACGCTGCGGTGGGCCAACTTGAACGTGCCGGTGTTGGTGCATGCCTTTGACGACGCGCCGGGCACCATGACCATTAAAGATCGCCGCGATGCGTTTTGCGGAAAAATGTCGGCCTGCAACAATTTGAGGCAGTACAACATTCCGTATTCGCTGACCGGCCTGCACACGATCGATCCGGTACGGCCGGAGTTTGCCGACGACGTGCGACGCTTCACGGCCACGTGCCGGGTGGTGAAAAAGTTCAAAAACGCGCGCGTGGGGGCCATCGGAGCGCGGCCCGGGGCGTTCAACACAGTTCGCTACAGCGAAAAGATTCTGGAGCACTACGGCATTACATGTGAAACGCTCGATTTGTCCGAAGTGCTGGGCTGGACCCGCAAATTAGCCGACGATGACGCGGCGGTGAAAGAAAAAATGGCGGCCATCAAAGCGTACACCAATACCGCCAACGTCCCGGAAGGGCCGCTGGTGAAAATGGCCAAGCTAGGGGTAGTGATTGAACGGTGGTCGAACGAGCAAAAGCTGATCGGCACGGCCATTCAGTGCTGGACCGCCCTGGAGGAGTTTTACGGCGTGGTGCCATGCACGATTATGAGCATGTCATCGAACAGCCTGATTCCCAGCGCGTGCGAGACGGACATTACGGGTTTGATAGGCATGCTGGCGCTAACGGCGGCTGCCGGCAAGCCGGCTGCGCTGCTCGATTGGAACAATAATTTCGGCACCGATCCGAACATGGGCGTGGTGTTTCACTGCTCCAACTTGCCCAAGGATTTTTTCAGCAGCCAGAAGATGGATTATCAGGAAATCATCGCGGGCACGGTCGGCAAAGAAAACACATTTGGCACGATTGTCGGAAAAATTGCGCCGGGTCCGTTCACGTATTGCCGGGTTTCGACCGACGATTTGACCGGCAAAATGCGGGCTTACGTGGGCGAGGGGCAATTCACCGACGACAAACTGAACAGCTTTGGCGGCTACGGCACCTTCCGCGTGGAACGCTTGCAAGAATTGCTGCAGTTTATTTGCCGCAACGGTTTCGAACATCACGTGGCGGCCACGAAAGTTTCTGTCGGCGAAGCGGTGTACGACGCGCTGACCACGTACTTGAAATGGGATGTGTATCGACACGCTTAG
- a CDS encoding alpha-N-arabinofuranosidase, with product MSKRLIAVCSGAVLLVCACNDAVAQSDEGALQATVTLHLDQAKTRIAPEIYGQFAEHLGHCIYGGIWVGEDSPIPNTRGIRNDVVAALKNIHVPVVRWPGGCFADEYHWKDGIGPRDQRPKMINTHWGGVVESNAFGTHEFMDFCEQVGCQPYICGNVGSGSVEEMMQWVEYMTSDADSPMANLRRKNGRDKPWKLKYFAVGNESWGCGGNMTPEYYSDEFRRYNTFIKNYDPANKIYRVAGGPNSGDYNWTEVLMKNAAKFMQGISLHYYTVPSGSWDHKGSATDFDEAAYHLTLVGAFKMEELLSKHSAIMDRYDPRKRIGLVVDEWGNWYDVEPGSNPGFLYQQNTLRDALTAAVNLDLFQAHADRISMANIAQMVNVLQAMILTDNEKMVLTPTYHVFDMYQVHQGATLIPVEVKTADYELNEKKVPAVHATASKDTDGKIHISLVNLDANHGTTVTIKVPDGSSVNSGTVLTSAKLSDHNTFDQPDVVKPTGFSATKVEGENLTVEMPAKAIVVLELR from the coding sequence ATGTCGAAGCGACTGATAGCCGTCTGTAGTGGCGCCGTGCTGCTGGTGTGTGCATGCAATGATGCCGTGGCGCAAAGCGACGAAGGTGCGCTGCAAGCCACGGTGACGCTGCACTTGGACCAGGCGAAAACGCGCATCGCGCCGGAAATTTATGGACAATTTGCGGAGCATTTGGGGCACTGCATTTACGGCGGCATTTGGGTCGGCGAAGATTCGCCCATTCCCAACACCCGGGGCATTCGCAACGACGTGGTGGCGGCGCTGAAGAACATCCACGTGCCGGTGGTGCGTTGGCCGGGCGGCTGCTTCGCGGACGAATATCATTGGAAAGACGGCATTGGCCCGCGCGACCAAAGGCCGAAAATGATCAACACCCACTGGGGCGGCGTGGTGGAAAGCAACGCCTTCGGCACGCACGAATTCATGGATTTTTGCGAGCAAGTGGGCTGCCAGCCGTACATTTGCGGCAACGTGGGCAGCGGCAGCGTGGAAGAAATGATGCAATGGGTCGAATACATGACCTCCGACGCCGACAGTCCGATGGCCAACTTGCGGCGCAAAAATGGCCGCGACAAACCGTGGAAGCTGAAATACTTTGCAGTAGGGAATGAATCGTGGGGTTGCGGCGGCAACATGACGCCGGAGTATTATTCGGACGAATTTCGCCGCTATAACACGTTCATCAAAAATTACGATCCGGCCAACAAAATTTATCGCGTGGCGGGCGGCCCCAACAGCGGCGATTACAACTGGACGGAAGTGCTGATGAAAAATGCGGCGAAGTTCATGCAGGGCATTTCGCTGCATTATTATACGGTGCCCAGCGGCAGTTGGGACCACAAAGGCTCGGCCACGGATTTTGATGAGGCGGCGTACCATTTGACGCTGGTGGGCGCGTTCAAAATGGAAGAGCTGCTCAGCAAGCACTCGGCCATTATGGATCGGTACGATCCGCGCAAGCGCATTGGCCTGGTCGTCGACGAATGGGGGAACTGGTACGACGTGGAGCCAGGCAGCAATCCGGGCTTTTTGTATCAGCAGAACACGCTGCGCGACGCGCTGACGGCGGCCGTGAACTTGGATTTATTTCAGGCCCACGCCGACCGCATTTCGATGGCAAACATTGCCCAAATGGTGAATGTGCTGCAGGCGATGATATTGACCGACAACGAAAAAATGGTCCTGACGCCGACGTATCATGTGTTCGACATGTACCAAGTGCATCAGGGGGCGACATTGATTCCGGTGGAAGTGAAAACCGCGGATTACGAGTTGAACGAGAAGAAAGTGCCGGCCGTCCATGCGACGGCTTCCAAAGACACGGACGGGAAAATTCACATCTCGCTGGTGAATTTGGACGCGAACCACGGGACAACGGTAACGATAAAAGTGCCGGATGGAAGCTCGGTCAATTCGGGCACGGTGCTTACGTCGGCGAAGCTAAGCGACCACAACACGTTTGATCAGCCTGATGTAGTGAAGCCCACCGGATTCAGCGCGACCAAAGTCGAGGGCGAGAATTTAACCGTCGAGATGCCGGCGAAGGCAATCGTGGTGCTAGAGCTGCGGTAA